The following nucleotide sequence is from Juglans microcarpa x Juglans regia isolate MS1-56 chromosome 6D, Jm3101_v1.0, whole genome shotgun sequence.
TACATATCGAATTATCGAAATTGATATAATTGAcaaatagcataattattcaattttaattgtaaatatatatagataaaaagaGATGACGTATACGCAACATTAAAgttatatttgaatgttgaattgagttgagttgagataataaaatattgttagaatattattttgtaatattattattattttgagatttgaaaaagttgaattgtttattatattttgtattgaaatttgaaaaaattataatgataagttgagatagatttagGAAGCAAATGAAGCCTTAATAGTACTCGGATCTTACCTGCAAAGAGGCCATGAACATGTACTTTTTCTCaagtttaagaatataatatgtcAATTTAGTAGTTTTGAgtgcaaaatataaaacaattgcaaattaattagatggagaaaaatatttctcctttaattttaacaataatggATGAAGGCAGATAGATCATTTGGTTAAAAGAATAGTACCCGAGCGAAATTCAATATATGTACTGCCAATTTTATGTTTGGCAGAATATTCTTCTATTGATGCAAAATCATGATAGtccaaacttttaaatttagagTAAATGTTATGAAAATGTTACCATGATGGCGTTTAGGGAATTAAGGTAACTTCTAGAATAGATTACGTACAtagaatagtaattaattaagatgatcGGGatcctctaaattaatttaatttctagaAAATCTAGATGCATTTcgaatttaattataattattattttgaaattcaaatttctatatttgGTCTTAGTaaatttaaagttgaatttgaatttgaatttgaattgaatAATGTTAGTTTGCCTTCTCatttagtttctttattttgactgttcatgtatttaattttttttacttactgattaagaaatagactattagtgtattgattttttttaaaaaaatatttaaagaagttaaaaaaatgtaaaaagaaaaaataaaaaagaagagttTTACATAGATGCAGGGACGCAGGGCGGCAGTTTAGCCTCACTTATTTGAATTAATCGTAAGTGATAAAATACTAATTACGTGGTAAAAATAATGATTGACTTAAAAGAAGTAAGTCCATAAAAAGGGCTCGATCCCTGAAAAGTTGGAAGCTTATATATCCATGACTTTGAATTTATAAGTTGATGCGCAAAGGTTAATTGACTCGAACATTAATCTGAAAGTGGATCATGAGTTGCCCGATTATGGGAGTCAAATCAACGGACTAAACACCAATATCTCAAACACGTGGAGCTAACCCAAATCAGCACATCCTGCGGTGTCGGTTCGCtttaatctttttgtttttttttgttaacatttttcttttgccGGGAAACATGTGGTAGTCGcaatttggataatttttttttagtttttagatgATGTATTCGTAACTGTGAATtgaattatacaattattatgtaatcggttaaaaaaataaaataaaacatgagatttatataaaaataataattttttaagagtaaatCTCACTCCTTTTTAATTATACCTATAATTACTTTATTCTACTAGATTACTATTGGCGTTTGTCTTCttcttatgtttcttttttttaaataaaaacaaaaaaaaaccgTTCCTGTTCTGTTGTAagccacaaaaagaaaaaagagacttTCTGTTGCAGCGTTTATTCAATATGATTTACAAGAGATGGGAAGAAATGCACCAGTTGttgtgaataatattaatatatgtaaaaattgtTTGGCATGCAAGATTTGTACAAACAATATTCCTAGAAATCCTGAGGAAAATTCAAACTAGTGAATTTTGGCTGCTCTCTACATTACCCAATGGACTGCTTAAATCCTGACTTTCATCCTTTATTAACTTATCGTCGTCTTCGTGGTTGTCATCATCTTCAATGGTGACGGTAGCTCCCGTCAGCTCTTCGGCTCTCTGGGCTTGGCGATCCCAATCGGTTCGAGCCAAAACGAACAGCATGGTCACAACGCATGAGCCTTGCGCGGCTAAAAGGCCAAGCCAAAGTCCTCTGAAATCATACCCGGAGTAAAAGCTCAACCACACTGCAACCGGCATTCCGACCAGATAGAAGCAGCTGAGGTTGATATTGGCTCCCAGTTTAGGCCGAGCTGTTCCTCTCAGAACGCCACAACCAGTTGTTTGTGGACAGTTTCCGAGCTCGCAGAGACCGATAATGGGCAAGACCATAGATGTTAAGGCTATAATCTCTGCGTCCTGAGTGAACATGCTAGCCCATGTCTTCCTAACCGATACGGCAAAAAGCAATGCTGAAAATCCCAACACGAAGCTGAAAGAGAGGCCAACGCTTGCGGCGAGTTTTGCTTTCTGGGGATGGTTAGCACCCAGTTCGTTTCCAACCCTTGTTGATACACCGAAGCTTAGAGAAGATGGGAAAATGTAGATCAAAGCAGTGGTCTGAATCAGAATTCCCATCGACGCAACGGTTGCTTGGGGGTTGAGCAAAAGCCCGCAGAGTAAAATCATGATCTCGTACCACCACCATTCTAGGCAAACGGAAATGCAGCTTGGAATGGCTAAATTCAGGAGAGCTTTCCAGCCTTTGAAGCACTCGGAGGAAATCCCACTCCATGTTTTCTTGTACACGCCGGATATTGCAATATAGACGACCAAAGATCCTACTAGATTGAAATTAGTCCAGACGCCACTTAAAGCGACGCCTTTGATTCCTAGTTTTAGAACATAAACAAGAAAGTAATTGATGGGTACAtggagaaaaatagaaaaagctGCACACAATGTCAGAGGCAGAGTTATGGATTGAGAACGAAGGTATATTCGTATAGGGTGCAGAAGAGATTGTGCAACGAGGTCTGGGAGGGAATAAAGAATGTAGGACTGTGCTTCGGCTGCAATATCGGCTTTCTGACCACAAAAGAGCAATATCTTCTTCATGTTGAACCATAAAAACGATATCGGAATGGAAGTCAGTAGAAGTAGAATCACTGTTCTTTGCAAGGTAAGGCCAAGAAGTTTGAATCTTTTGGCTCCAAAGGCCTGACCACAAATGGGTTCCATTCCCATGGCAAGGCCGGAGAGAAGAGAATAACCGGTGATGTTGGCGAATCCGATGGCGAGGGAACCACCGGCTAAAGCAAGCTCGTTGAGGTGGCCGAGGAAGAGCATGGAGATCATGGAGCGGAAGTAGAGCAAAAGGCCGGTAAGTACCATTGGAAAAGCTATATTGAATATGCACTTGGCTTCAGTGACAGCAAGCGAAAGATGGGTTTTGTGGGGATGTTGGTTTTTATGTTGAAGTGTTGGGGGGATCAAAGGGGTGAACATGTCGGGCTGTTGTGGTTTGTTTGAGGAAAGGTTTGTTTGGTCTGAATTGCATTCAGTACCAGAagttggagaagaagataaCTGACACATAATTTTGGactttcagagagagagagagagagagagagggtgggggTTGGCGAAGTTAAAAAGAGAGCCCTGGGATTTAAAGGGTGAGAGATTGATGGTGGGGGGCTGAGATGGAATATCACTGTCTCAGGACACAACGGAAATTGAAGTCTGTGGGAGGGGGACGGCTTTTTTAGGTATAGGAAAGGAAGGATAAAAgtacttataaataataataataataataataaacagaGGTAATGGGAAGGTGGGAGGAACACTCTCGCAAGTCTTTCCAAGCGTCCCATCATTACCGACATTGATGTCACTGTAGGGACATGAGACggaaaggaaaattctattttACCCACTTGGTTTGACCACCCTGTTTAAAcgttggtaattttttttttatttagtgattaaaaaaataattttaaatatatcaatatattttttttaatttttaaaaatatttaaatatattaaaaaaaatatttggacatACTGCTCAGCGGTAAAAGTGGGATGGCATAGTAATTCCATCCGAGACACAAATTACACGAAGTACCATGCTACAGGCCCCGCTTTCGGCCACGAGCTACCGtttgttataaaattttattttatttttttatataggtaatttttaatactttttaatattttttaaaaaaataaaaaattataatattattaaaaaaatattttcttaatcactaagtaaaaaaaataaataaataaaaaataaaaactgtagAGTAGAGCGGTAAATTTGAGTGGGAAGAATAGTATTATCTTTACACGAAAGATAATCCCTAATTATtatcatctctttttttatcatcatcttattattttttgacgtgatattaaaaaatattaaaatataataaataacttttaattgtctaattttatattataaaataataaaaaagtaaaaaaaataataaataatattcgaaATTGGTGTAAATCTAGTTTAGGCAAagtaaaaaaatgcaaaaataatcatttattgatGGTTGTGATATTTTCTATGCATTAATATGAATTACCTaagtattgtatatttttttaaaataaggatttattattaaaaaattaattttttagataaattttatatttgttattaaacaaaatataccGCTCTTTgtctacaaatatcattttttttttatatattcaaaataataattataataattttaataggataggttcaaatcatctcatcctTGCTTCAAAGATTGGCGATAGCGAGCGTAAATTCAAGACTTAACGAAATTAGGGCTATTATGGgctcatatatattatagaatatatatatatatatatatatatatatatatatttat
It contains:
- the LOC121233998 gene encoding protein DETOXIFICATION 49-like, which gives rise to MCQLSSSPTSGTECNSDQTNLSSNKPQQPDMFTPLIPPTLQHKNQHPHKTHLSLAVTEAKCIFNIAFPMVLTGLLLYFRSMISMLFLGHLNELALAGGSLAIGFANITGYSLLSGLAMGMEPICGQAFGAKRFKLLGLTLQRTVILLLLTSIPISFLWFNMKKILLFCGQKADIAAEAQSYILYSLPDLVAQSLLHPIRIYLRSQSITLPLTLCAAFSIFLHVPINYFLVYVLKLGIKGVALSGVWTNFNLVGSLVVYIAISGVYKKTWSGISSECFKGWKALLNLAIPSCISVCLEWWWYEIMILLCGLLLNPQATVASMGILIQTTALIYIFPSSLSFGVSTRVGNELGANHPQKAKLAASVGLSFSFVLGFSALLFAVSVRKTWASMFTQDAEIIALTSMVLPIIGLCELGNCPQTTGCGVLRGTARPKLGANINLSCFYLVGMPVAVWLSFYSGYDFRGLWLGLLAAQGSCVVTMLFVLARTDWDRQAQRAEELTGATVTIEDDDNHEDDDKLIKDESQDLSSPLGNVESSQNSLV